One segment of Solanum lycopersicum chromosome 1, SLM_r2.1 DNA contains the following:
- the LOC101248328 gene encoding uncharacterized protein, which produces MRGFEFCRPVVVVDASHLSGAYRGTFVSASTLDGAGCILPLTYGVVDTENDCSWTWFFQQFKNVFGEREKMCIVSDRNESIKNGVSIVYPTVPHFACIWHLWKNVCSNFRRSRTILSDLFYSMAKTYRKDDFEKLMAKLDKIDGRVKKYLQDAGYERWARSHATVNRGRMMTSNIAECINGCLVDARQLPIIDFLEEVRILFGSWNCKNREIASYTKETLGRRFEDILVLNASKSAKMKVVASSEFIFSVYEGGIRYIVCLERKTCSCGRFQHDEIPCPHAIAVLKKKNITDVHLYCSDYYKHDALTNTYAIPIEPMPDKREWKAPDSVLEEVVLPPKYKKMPGRPKKKRKKNADEKITTKTNCCGRCGQEGHNKRTCTFFPKDS; this is translated from the exons ATGAGAGGATTTGAGTTCTGTAGGccagttgttgttgttgatgcttCACATCTTAGTGGAGCTTATCGAGGTACATTTGTGTCTGCTAGTACACTTGATGGAGCAG GTTGCATATTGCCTTTGACATACGGAGTTGTTGACACAGAAAATGATTGTTCATGGACATGGTTCTTTCAACAATTTAAGAATGTATTTGGTGAGAGGGAAAAAATGTGTATTGTATCTGACAGAAATGAAAGCATAAAGAATGGTGTGAGTATTGTTTATCCAACTGTTCCTCATTTTGCATGCATATGGCACCTCTGGAAAAATGTGTGTTCAAACTTTAGGAGAAGCAGGACCATTCTAAGTGATCTGTTTTATTCAATGGCTAAGACTTATAGAAAggatgattttgaaaaattgatggCTAAATTGGATAAAATTGATGGAAGAGTAAAAAAGTATCTTCAAGATGCTGGGTATGAAAGATGGGCTAGGTCTCATGCAACAGTGAACCGTGGGAGAATGATGACTTCAAATATAGCTGAATGTATCAATGGTTGCCTTGTTGATGCACGACAACTACCTATAATAGATTTTTTGGAGGAAGTTAGAATTCTATTTGGTTCTTGGAATtgcaaaaatagagaaatagcTTCTTATACAAAAGAAACATTGGGCAGAAGATTTGAAGATATATTGGTTTTAAACGCATCAAAAAGTGCAAAAATGAAG gTTGTTGCGTCTTCTGAGTTTATTTTTTCAGTGTATGAAGGTGGGATTAGATACATTGTTTGTCTTGAGAGGAAAACTTGTTCATGTGGGAGATTTCAGCATGACGAGATACCTTGTCCACATGCAATAGCcgtcttgaagaagaagaatataacAGATGTACACCTCTATTGCTCTGATTATTATAAACACGATGCATTAACAAATACTTACGCGATTCCAATAGAACCAATGCCAGACAAAAGAGAATGGAAAGCTCCAGACTCTGTTTTGGAAGAAGTTGTCTTGCCACCTAAATACAAAAAGATGCCTGGGagaccaaaaaaaaagagaaagaaaaatgcaGATGAAAAGATAACAACAAAAACGAATTGTTGTGGACGTTGTGGTCAAGAAGGTCATAATAAAAGAACATGTACCTTCTTTCCAAAAGattcttga
- the LOC101248135 gene encoding uncharacterized protein, with amino-acid sequence MALRSLDNALPIEIERPKKQAKVVVTQNQKQADCVVNDENKAPLPPGDAAVDYVPSENLEAIDDPDSIIHGLVGGLESKDWLEICRSLNDTRRFALFHSALLLPILDKVLLVIVKSMKNPRSALCKTSVMASADIFKAFGDELFESSTSDAFDDVILQLLLKASQDKKFVCEEADKTLKAMVESMTPLLLFHKLHTYVKHSNMRIRAKAAISTSHCVSKMELDRMKEFGFVSLVQMAVNLLNDRLPEAREAARSIVVSVYEALTKDEEQKQEAWQDFCQSNLPAIHAQAIVKIASS; translated from the exons ATGGCGCTCAGATCTCTCGATAACGCTCTCCCAATCGAGATCGAAAGACCCAAAAAGCAAGCAAAAGTCGTCGTAACCCAGAATCAGAAACAGGCTGATTGTGTTGTCAATGACGAAAACAAAGCCCCTTTACCACCCGGAGACGCAGCGGTTGATTACGTACCATCTGAGAATCTTGAAGCCATTGATGACCCAGATAGTATAATCCAT GGACTTGTTGGAGGGTTGGAATCTAAAGATTGGTTGGAAATTTGTCGCTCTCTGAACGACACTAGGCGATTTGCTTTGTTTCACTCTGCTCTCTTGTTGCCAATTCT GGACAAAGTTTTACTAGTGATAGTTAAATCGATGAAAAATCCGCGAAGTGCTCTCTGCAAGACTTCTGTCATGGCTTCAGCTGATATCTTTAAAGCCTTTGGTGACGAGTTATTTGAATCATCTACTTCTGATGCATTTGATGATGTG ATTTTGCAGCTATTGCTGAAAGCTTCTCAAGATAAAAagtttgtttgtgaagaagcaGATAAGACACTCAAGGCAATGGTGGAGTCTATGACTCCTCTTCTTTTGTTTCATAAACTTCATACTTATGTCAAACATTCCAACATGAGAATCAGAGCAAAAGCTGCAATCTCAACATCCCATTGTGTTTCTAAGATG GAACTGGATAGGATGAAGGAGTTTGGATTCGTTTCGTTGGTTCAAATGGCTGTAAATTTGCTCAATGATAGACTCCCCGAGGCAAGAGAAGCAGCTAGAAGTATCGTGGTTTCGGTATACGAGGCATTAACCAAGGATGAAGAGCAGAAACAAGAGGCGTGGCAAGACTTTTGCCAGTCTAATCTTCCAGCTATTCATGCACAGGCCATAGTTAAAATTGCCTCCTCCTAG
- the LOC101248421 gene encoding uncharacterized protein isoform X3, producing MAGACITPPCLLQPSIPSAILSRKPLLLASALTTPRPRKFAKRKNYLRPKILKTTTKPYIKPQNETITPLETPIQHTHISPSDEDTKATENQALRLSEVLEPEASVNDTESNFYETPIQQSHILDSDLDAGDELKTSEKQEFRLSEVSDPSEAGNAVAGTFGKGSLLKFGLWIVGAFVFQTVCAVWVFGSADYSGKNKCSDGNGNKNEVLELDLKGTSKHKLRMFVNGDGNRSIENGGTVFVDEAEMEKKIEEIQHMAREAREKERLELKGNDVDEEQEEEIEDSDVKMGIKKEVDERLIKLRKRLGKVGNKQPTNSVTFPTVDVNKNVRDDGGILDEKELSASLTFKRKQKFREFASKPSNKPKGFMAIDHQSVGTNGDKTLKDNTEVKKNGNREGGVDVSGDDDVDLLTLDSHRGASMKFGENIESKGNTEDAESVSPLCVKKSSQNNGRGRKERSVKVESGKADVIKAVKKNSLEKSRRKKKGIASGLEESKPGIDSKELSNQETATISNTLVEVMESGESRHIKSTTMMNRRKKSNRNGTSNMKEVKDQKVVNPKEGMKSGNDTDFWWFSLPYVLAIRMRRGHDDEGPEGLFTLRSSSQVNGSLSHTVAFEDRGDATNFCYLLQSFFEDLGDFSAEIVPLPVKELSEAIRSHSMKVIVVKKGKLKLYAGQPLADAEMALRSLVEQE from the exons ATGGCGGGAGCTTGCATCACTCCTCCATGTCTCCTTCAGCCTTCTATACCTTCCGCTATCCTTTCGAGGAAACCTCTTCTTTTAGCTTCTGCCTTAACGACACCGCGCCCAAGAAAATTTGCAAAGAGGAAAAACTATCTCCGCCCCAAAATACTCAAAACCACTACTAAACCCTACATAAAACCCCAAAATGAAACAATAACTCCCCTTGAAACCCCAATCCAACACACCCATATTTCGCCTTCCGACGAAGACACTAAAGCGACGGAAAATCAAGCACTCCGGTTGTCTGAAGTTTTAGAACCCGAAGCTAGTGTTAATGACACTGAAAGTAACTTTTATGAAACCCCAATTCAACAATCCCACATTTTGGACTCTGACTTAGACGCTGGTGACGAGCTGAAAACGTCTGAAAAACAAGAATTCCGGCTGTCGGAAGTTTCAGATCCGTCTGAAGCTGGTAATGCCGTTGCAG GTACCTTTGGTAAAGGCTCGTTGCTGAAATTTGGATTATGGATAGTTGGAGCCTTTGTATTTCAAACAGTTTGTGCTGTTTGGGTATTTGGTTCAGCTGATTATAGtggaaaaaataaatgttcGGATGGTAATGGTAATAAAAATGAGGTCTTGGAGTTGGATTTGAAGGGTACAAGTAAGCACAAATTGAGAATGTTTGTGAATGGGGATGGAAACCGGAGTATTGAAAATGGGGGAACTGTTTTTGTAGACGAGGctgaaatggagaagaagattGAGGAAATTCAACATATGGCAAGGGAGGCGAGAGAGAAGGAAAGGTTGGAGTTGAAGGGCAATGACGTTGATGAGGAGCAGGAGGAAGAAATTGAGGATAGTGATGTTAAAATGGGGATAAAAAAGGAAGTTGATGAACGGTTAATCAAGCTGAGGAAGAGATTGGGAAAGGTTGGCAACAAACAGCCTACAAATTCTGTTACTTTCCCAACTGTTGATGTTAATAAAAATGTCAGGGATGATGGTGGTATTTTGGATGAGAAAGAGCTTAGTGCTTCTTTAACATTTAAAAGAAAGCAGAAATTTAGAGAGTTCGCCAGTAAACCAAGTAATAAACCAAAGGGTTTTATGGCCATTGACCATCAAAGTGTTGGTACAAATGGAGATAAAACTTTAAAAGACAACACCGAAGTGAAGAAGAATGGAAATAGAGAAGGTGGAGTCGATGTGTCGGGCGATGATGATGTAGACCTGCTCACCCTTGATTCTCACAGAGGTGCTTCCATGAAATTTGGTGAAAACATAGAGAGTAAAGGAAACACTGAAGATGCAGAATCGGTATCACCTTTATGTGTGAAGAAATCTTCTCAAAACAATGGGAGGGGAAGAAAGGAAAGGAGTGTTAAAGTCGAAAGTGGAAAGGCTGATGTTATCAAAGCTGTCAAGAAGAACTCATTGGAGAAGAGTAGAAGGAAGAAAAAAGGAATTGCATCAGGCTTGGAGGAATCTAAACCGGGAATTg ACTCAAAAGAATTAAGCAATCAGGAGACTGCAACAATTTCAAATACTTTGGTTGAAGTTATGGAATCGGGAGAATCACGCCATATAAAGAGTACAACAATGATGAACAGACGCAAGAAGTCAAATAGAAACGGAACTTCAAATATGAAGGAAGTTAAGGACCAAAAAGTAGTGAATCCGAAGGAGGGTATGAAATCAGGAAATGATACTGACTTTTGGTGGTTCAGTCTTCCTTATGTTCTT GCTATACGCATGCGGAGAGGTCATGATGATGAAGGACCAGAAGGATTATTTACTTTAAGAAGTAGCTCTCAAGTGAATGGTAGCTTATCTCATACAGTCGCCTTTGAAGATCGTGGTGATGCCACCAATTTTTGTTATCTCTTACAGTCCTTCTTTGAAGACTTGGGAGACTTCAGTGCTGAAATTGTTCCTTTACCAGTTAAA GAACTCAGTGAGGCAATTAGATCACATAGTATGAAGGTAATTGTGGTGAAGAAAGGGAAACTGAAGCTTTATGCTGGACAACCATTAGCTGATGCTGAGATGGCTTTGCGCTCATTGGTTGAACAGGAATGA
- the LOC101248421 gene encoding uncharacterized protein isoform X2 has translation MAGACITPPCLLQPSIPSAILSRKPLLLASALTTPRPRKFAKRKNYLRPKILKTTTKPYIKPQNETITPLETPIQHTHISPSDEDTKATENQALRLSEVLEPEASVNDTESNFYETPIQQSHILDSDLDAGDELKTSEKQEFRLSEVSDPSEAGNAVAGTFGKGSLLKFGLWIVGAFVFQTVCAVWVFGSADYSGKNKCSDGNGNKNEVLELDLKGTSKHKLRMFVNGDGNRSIENGGTVFVDEAEMEKKIEEIQHMAREAREKERLELKGNDVDEEQEEEIEDSDVKMGIKKEVDERLIKLRKRLGKVGNKQPTNSVTFPTVDVNKNVRDDGGILDEKELSASLTFKRKQKFREFASKPSNKPKGFMAIDHQSVGTNGDKTLKDNTEVKKNGNREGGVDVSGDDDVDLLTLDSHRGASMKFGENIESKGNTEDAESVSPLCVKKSSQNNGRGRKERSVKVESGKADVIKAVKKNSLEKSRRKKKGIASGLEESKPGIDISVDRNNGSSLFEPVDSKELSNQETATISNTLVEVMESGESRHIKSTTMMNRRKKSNRNGTSNMKEVKDQKVVNPKEGMKSGNDTDFWWFSLPYVLAIRMRRGHDDEGPEGLFTLRSSSQVNGSLSHTVAFEDRGDATNFCYLLQSFFEDLGDFSAEIVPLPVKELSEAIRSHSMKVIVVKKGKLKLYAGQPLADAEMALRSLVEQE, from the exons ATGGCGGGAGCTTGCATCACTCCTCCATGTCTCCTTCAGCCTTCTATACCTTCCGCTATCCTTTCGAGGAAACCTCTTCTTTTAGCTTCTGCCTTAACGACACCGCGCCCAAGAAAATTTGCAAAGAGGAAAAACTATCTCCGCCCCAAAATACTCAAAACCACTACTAAACCCTACATAAAACCCCAAAATGAAACAATAACTCCCCTTGAAACCCCAATCCAACACACCCATATTTCGCCTTCCGACGAAGACACTAAAGCGACGGAAAATCAAGCACTCCGGTTGTCTGAAGTTTTAGAACCCGAAGCTAGTGTTAATGACACTGAAAGTAACTTTTATGAAACCCCAATTCAACAATCCCACATTTTGGACTCTGACTTAGACGCTGGTGACGAGCTGAAAACGTCTGAAAAACAAGAATTCCGGCTGTCGGAAGTTTCAGATCCGTCTGAAGCTGGTAATGCCGTTGCAG GTACCTTTGGTAAAGGCTCGTTGCTGAAATTTGGATTATGGATAGTTGGAGCCTTTGTATTTCAAACAGTTTGTGCTGTTTGGGTATTTGGTTCAGCTGATTATAGtggaaaaaataaatgttcGGATGGTAATGGTAATAAAAATGAGGTCTTGGAGTTGGATTTGAAGGGTACAAGTAAGCACAAATTGAGAATGTTTGTGAATGGGGATGGAAACCGGAGTATTGAAAATGGGGGAACTGTTTTTGTAGACGAGGctgaaatggagaagaagattGAGGAAATTCAACATATGGCAAGGGAGGCGAGAGAGAAGGAAAGGTTGGAGTTGAAGGGCAATGACGTTGATGAGGAGCAGGAGGAAGAAATTGAGGATAGTGATGTTAAAATGGGGATAAAAAAGGAAGTTGATGAACGGTTAATCAAGCTGAGGAAGAGATTGGGAAAGGTTGGCAACAAACAGCCTACAAATTCTGTTACTTTCCCAACTGTTGATGTTAATAAAAATGTCAGGGATGATGGTGGTATTTTGGATGAGAAAGAGCTTAGTGCTTCTTTAACATTTAAAAGAAAGCAGAAATTTAGAGAGTTCGCCAGTAAACCAAGTAATAAACCAAAGGGTTTTATGGCCATTGACCATCAAAGTGTTGGTACAAATGGAGATAAAACTTTAAAAGACAACACCGAAGTGAAGAAGAATGGAAATAGAGAAGGTGGAGTCGATGTGTCGGGCGATGATGATGTAGACCTGCTCACCCTTGATTCTCACAGAGGTGCTTCCATGAAATTTGGTGAAAACATAGAGAGTAAAGGAAACACTGAAGATGCAGAATCGGTATCACCTTTATGTGTGAAGAAATCTTCTCAAAACAATGGGAGGGGAAGAAAGGAAAGGAGTGTTAAAGTCGAAAGTGGAAAGGCTGATGTTATCAAAGCTGTCAAGAAGAACTCATTGGAGAAGAGTAGAAGGAAGAAAAAAGGAATTGCATCAGGCTTGGAGGAATCTAAACCGGGAATTg ATATTTCGGTAGATAGAAATAATGGGAGCAGTTTGTTTGAACCTGTAGACTCAAAAGAATTAAGCAATCAGGAGACTGCAACAATTTCAAATACTTTGGTTGAAGTTATGGAATCGGGAGAATCACGCCATATAAAGAGTACAACAATGATGAACAGACGCAAGAAGTCAAATAGAAACGGAACTTCAAATATGAAGGAAGTTAAGGACCAAAAAGTAGTGAATCCGAAGGAGGGTATGAAATCAGGAAATGATACTGACTTTTGGTGGTTCAGTCTTCCTTATGTTCTT GCTATACGCATGCGGAGAGGTCATGATGATGAAGGACCAGAAGGATTATTTACTTTAAGAAGTAGCTCTCAAGTGAATGGTAGCTTATCTCATACAGTCGCCTTTGAAGATCGTGGTGATGCCACCAATTTTTGTTATCTCTTACAGTCCTTCTTTGAAGACTTGGGAGACTTCAGTGCTGAAATTGTTCCTTTACCAGTTAAA GAACTCAGTGAGGCAATTAGATCACATAGTATGAAGGTAATTGTGGTGAAGAAAGGGAAACTGAAGCTTTATGCTGGACAACCATTAGCTGATGCTGAGATGGCTTTGCGCTCATTGGTTGAACAGGAATGA
- the LOC101248421 gene encoding uncharacterized protein isoform X1 gives MAGACITPPCLLQPSIPSAILSRKPLLLASALTTPRPRKFAKRKNYLRPKILKTTTKPYIKPQNETITPLETPIQHTHISPSDEDTKATENQALRLSEVLEPEASVNDTESNFYETPIQQSHILDSDLDAGDELKTSEKQEFRLSEVSDPSEAGNAVAGTFGKGSLLKFGLWIVGAFVFQTVCAVWVFGSADYSGKNKCSDGNGNKNEVLELDLKGTSKHKLRMFVNGDGNRSIENGGTVFVDEAEMEKKIEEIQHMAREAREKERLELKGNDVDEEQEEEIEDSDVKMGIKKEVDERLIKLRKRLGKVGNKQPTNSVTFPTVDVNKNVRDDGGILDEKELSASLTFKRKQKFREFASKPSNKPKGFMAIDHQSVGTNGDKTLKDNTEVKKNGNREGGVDVSGDDDVDLLTLDSHRGASMKFGENIESKGNTEDAESVSPLCVKKSSQNNGRGRKERSVKVESGKADVIKAVKKNSLEKSRRKKKGIASGLEESKPGIATDISVDRNNGSSLFEPVDSKELSNQETATISNTLVEVMESGESRHIKSTTMMNRRKKSNRNGTSNMKEVKDQKVVNPKEGMKSGNDTDFWWFSLPYVLAIRMRRGHDDEGPEGLFTLRSSSQVNGSLSHTVAFEDRGDATNFCYLLQSFFEDLGDFSAEIVPLPVKELSEAIRSHSMKVIVVKKGKLKLYAGQPLADAEMALRSLVEQE, from the exons ATGGCGGGAGCTTGCATCACTCCTCCATGTCTCCTTCAGCCTTCTATACCTTCCGCTATCCTTTCGAGGAAACCTCTTCTTTTAGCTTCTGCCTTAACGACACCGCGCCCAAGAAAATTTGCAAAGAGGAAAAACTATCTCCGCCCCAAAATACTCAAAACCACTACTAAACCCTACATAAAACCCCAAAATGAAACAATAACTCCCCTTGAAACCCCAATCCAACACACCCATATTTCGCCTTCCGACGAAGACACTAAAGCGACGGAAAATCAAGCACTCCGGTTGTCTGAAGTTTTAGAACCCGAAGCTAGTGTTAATGACACTGAAAGTAACTTTTATGAAACCCCAATTCAACAATCCCACATTTTGGACTCTGACTTAGACGCTGGTGACGAGCTGAAAACGTCTGAAAAACAAGAATTCCGGCTGTCGGAAGTTTCAGATCCGTCTGAAGCTGGTAATGCCGTTGCAG GTACCTTTGGTAAAGGCTCGTTGCTGAAATTTGGATTATGGATAGTTGGAGCCTTTGTATTTCAAACAGTTTGTGCTGTTTGGGTATTTGGTTCAGCTGATTATAGtggaaaaaataaatgttcGGATGGTAATGGTAATAAAAATGAGGTCTTGGAGTTGGATTTGAAGGGTACAAGTAAGCACAAATTGAGAATGTTTGTGAATGGGGATGGAAACCGGAGTATTGAAAATGGGGGAACTGTTTTTGTAGACGAGGctgaaatggagaagaagattGAGGAAATTCAACATATGGCAAGGGAGGCGAGAGAGAAGGAAAGGTTGGAGTTGAAGGGCAATGACGTTGATGAGGAGCAGGAGGAAGAAATTGAGGATAGTGATGTTAAAATGGGGATAAAAAAGGAAGTTGATGAACGGTTAATCAAGCTGAGGAAGAGATTGGGAAAGGTTGGCAACAAACAGCCTACAAATTCTGTTACTTTCCCAACTGTTGATGTTAATAAAAATGTCAGGGATGATGGTGGTATTTTGGATGAGAAAGAGCTTAGTGCTTCTTTAACATTTAAAAGAAAGCAGAAATTTAGAGAGTTCGCCAGTAAACCAAGTAATAAACCAAAGGGTTTTATGGCCATTGACCATCAAAGTGTTGGTACAAATGGAGATAAAACTTTAAAAGACAACACCGAAGTGAAGAAGAATGGAAATAGAGAAGGTGGAGTCGATGTGTCGGGCGATGATGATGTAGACCTGCTCACCCTTGATTCTCACAGAGGTGCTTCCATGAAATTTGGTGAAAACATAGAGAGTAAAGGAAACACTGAAGATGCAGAATCGGTATCACCTTTATGTGTGAAGAAATCTTCTCAAAACAATGGGAGGGGAAGAAAGGAAAGGAGTGTTAAAGTCGAAAGTGGAAAGGCTGATGTTATCAAAGCTGTCAAGAAGAACTCATTGGAGAAGAGTAGAAGGAAGAAAAAAGGAATTGCATCAGGCTTGGAGGAATCTAAACCGGGAATTg CTACAGATATTTCGGTAGATAGAAATAATGGGAGCAGTTTGTTTGAACCTGTAGACTCAAAAGAATTAAGCAATCAGGAGACTGCAACAATTTCAAATACTTTGGTTGAAGTTATGGAATCGGGAGAATCACGCCATATAAAGAGTACAACAATGATGAACAGACGCAAGAAGTCAAATAGAAACGGAACTTCAAATATGAAGGAAGTTAAGGACCAAAAAGTAGTGAATCCGAAGGAGGGTATGAAATCAGGAAATGATACTGACTTTTGGTGGTTCAGTCTTCCTTATGTTCTT GCTATACGCATGCGGAGAGGTCATGATGATGAAGGACCAGAAGGATTATTTACTTTAAGAAGTAGCTCTCAAGTGAATGGTAGCTTATCTCATACAGTCGCCTTTGAAGATCGTGGTGATGCCACCAATTTTTGTTATCTCTTACAGTCCTTCTTTGAAGACTTGGGAGACTTCAGTGCTGAAATTGTTCCTTTACCAGTTAAA GAACTCAGTGAGGCAATTAGATCACATAGTATGAAGGTAATTGTGGTGAAGAAAGGGAAACTGAAGCTTTATGCTGGACAACCATTAGCTGATGCTGAGATGGCTTTGCGCTCATTGGTTGAACAGGAATGA